Proteins co-encoded in one Variovorax terrae genomic window:
- a CDS encoding PTS sugar transporter subunit IIA, with product MNRLASILPAAQVLVSVDATSKKRAFEEAGLLFENLHGLSRALVTDSLFARERLGSTGLGHGVAIPHGRIKGLKAPMAAVFQLDRPIGFDAPDEQPVGLLIFLLVPEAATQKHLEILSEIAELLSDTALRERIKASTDATELHGMIATWQSAQPA from the coding sequence ATGAATCGTCTCGCGTCCATCCTGCCTGCCGCTCAAGTGCTTGTGAGCGTCGATGCCACCAGCAAAAAACGTGCTTTTGAAGAAGCAGGGCTGCTGTTCGAAAACCTGCACGGCCTGTCCCGGGCGCTGGTCACGGACAGCCTGTTCGCGCGTGAGCGGCTCGGCTCTACCGGCCTGGGCCATGGCGTGGCCATCCCGCACGGGCGCATCAAGGGCCTGAAGGCGCCGATGGCCGCGGTGTTCCAGCTGGACCGCCCGATCGGCTTCGACGCCCCCGACGAACAGCCGGTGGGCCTGCTGATCTTCCTGCTGGTGCCCGAGGCGGCAACGCAGAAACACCTGGAAATCCTGTCCGAGATCGCCGAGCTGCTGAGCGACACCGCGCTGCGCGAGCGCATCAAGGCCAGCACCGACGCCACCGAGCTGCACGGCATGATCGCCACTTGGCAGTCGGCCCAGCCGGCCTGA
- the hprK gene encoding HPr(Ser) kinase/phosphatase, which yields MKPTVVSADVLFEEFRAALKWEWVAGLGASERRFDEVVIRAARSGADLVGYLNYIHPYRVQILGEREVAYLTNATPEDCARRISRIVTLEPPVLILADSQVAPDALLSMCERAQIPMFATQESSAFVIDVLRAYLSKHFADRTSMHGVFMDILGLGVMITGESGLGKSELGLELISRGNGLVADDAVDLYRINQTTIEGRCPELLQNLLEVRGIGLLDIRAIFGETAVRRKMRLKLIVHLVRRETLEREYERLPYEPLTQDVLGVPVRKVVIQVVAGRNIAVLVEAAVRNTILQLRGIDTYQEFVERHRRAMERDG from the coding sequence ATGAAGCCGACGGTCGTCAGCGCCGACGTCCTGTTCGAGGAGTTCCGCGCGGCGCTCAAGTGGGAGTGGGTGGCCGGCCTCGGCGCCTCGGAGCGCCGCTTCGACGAGGTGGTGATCCGGGCCGCGCGCTCGGGGGCCGATCTGGTCGGCTACCTCAACTACATCCACCCGTACCGCGTGCAGATCCTGGGCGAGCGCGAGGTGGCCTACCTCACCAACGCCACGCCCGAAGACTGCGCGCGCCGCATCTCGCGCATCGTCACGCTGGAGCCGCCGGTGCTGATCCTGGCCGACAGCCAGGTCGCGCCCGATGCGCTGCTGTCGATGTGCGAGCGGGCCCAGATCCCGATGTTCGCGACGCAGGAATCGTCGGCCTTCGTGATCGACGTGCTGCGCGCCTACCTGTCCAAGCATTTCGCCGACCGCACCTCGATGCACGGCGTGTTCATGGACATCCTGGGCCTGGGCGTGATGATCACCGGCGAATCGGGCCTGGGCAAGAGCGAGCTGGGGCTGGAGCTGATCTCGCGCGGCAACGGCCTGGTGGCCGACGACGCGGTGGACCTGTACCGCATCAACCAGACCACCATCGAGGGCCGCTGCCCCGAGCTGCTGCAGAACCTGCTGGAGGTGCGCGGCATCGGCCTGCTGGACATCCGCGCGATCTTCGGCGAGACCGCGGTGCGCCGCAAGATGCGCCTGAAGCTGATCGTGCACCTGGTGCGCCGCGAAACGCTGGAGCGCGAGTACGAGCGCCTGCCCTATGAGCCGCTCACGCAGGACGTGCTCGGGGTGCCGGTGCGCAAGGTCGTGATCCAGGTGGTGGCCGGCCGCAACATCGCCGTGCTGGTGGAGGCCGCCGTGCGCAACACCATCCTGCAGCTGCGCGGCATCGACACCTATCAGGAGTTCGTCGAGCGGCACCGCCGCGCCATGGAGCGCGATGGGTAG
- the fur gene encoding ferric iron uptake transcriptional regulator, translated as MANIDELKSTGLKATLPRLKILEIFQKGAQRHMTAEDVFRVLLEDRSDIGLATVYRVLTQFEQAGILSRSHFESGKAVYELNEGQHHDHLVCLDCGRVEEFYDAEIEKRQHAVAKAKGFVIADHALSLYANCTKDKCPNRPASGRG; from the coding sequence ATGGCCAATATCGACGAACTCAAAAGCACCGGGCTCAAAGCCACCCTGCCGCGCCTGAAAATCCTCGAGATTTTCCAGAAGGGCGCGCAGCGCCATATGACAGCCGAGGACGTGTTCCGCGTGCTGCTGGAAGACCGCTCCGACATCGGCCTGGCGACGGTCTACCGCGTGCTCACGCAGTTCGAGCAGGCCGGCATCCTGAGCCGCAGCCACTTCGAGAGCGGCAAGGCCGTCTATGAACTCAACGAAGGCCAGCACCATGACCATCTGGTGTGCCTCGATTGCGGCCGGGTCGAGGAGTTCTACGACGCCGAGATCGAGAAGCGCCAGCATGCCGTGGCCAAGGCCAAGGGCTTTGTCATCGCCGACCACGCCCTGAGCCTGTACGCCAACTGCACCAAGGACAAGTGCCCGAACCGTCCGGCATCGGGCCGTGGCTGA
- a CDS encoding outer membrane protein assembly factor BamE, with translation MPAFHRRSARLGLTFMACAALAACGGFNNASTQLASVVTPYKIEVVQGNFVSKEQVAALSPGMSRNDVKNILGTPLLASVFHADRWDYVFTLRRQGVEPQSRRLTVFFKNDVLERFEGDDMPSEAEFVSKLDSRRKKGKVPELEASEESLKKFPAPAPAASTEAAAPLPPAPASYPPLEAPAR, from the coding sequence ATGCCTGCTTTCCACCGCCGCAGCGCCCGTCTGGGCCTGACCTTCATGGCTTGCGCGGCCCTGGCCGCATGTGGCGGCTTCAACAACGCCAGCACCCAGCTCGCCAGCGTCGTCACCCCCTACAAGATCGAGGTGGTGCAGGGCAACTTCGTGTCCAAGGAGCAGGTCGCGGCGCTGTCGCCCGGCATGAGCCGCAACGATGTGAAAAACATCCTCGGCACGCCGCTGCTGGCCAGCGTGTTCCACGCCGACCGCTGGGACTACGTGTTCACGCTGCGGCGCCAGGGCGTGGAGCCGCAGTCGCGCCGCCTCACCGTCTTCTTCAAGAACGACGTGCTCGAGCGCTTCGAGGGCGACGACATGCCCAGCGAGGCCGAGTTCGTGAGCAAGCTCGACTCGCGTCGCAAGAAGGGCAAGGTGCCCGAGCTGGAGGCGTCGGAAGAGAGCCTCAAGAAATTCCCGGCGCCCGCGCCCGCGGCATCGACCGAAGCCGCCGCGCCCCTGCCGCCGGCGCCGGCCAGCTACCCGCCGCTGGAAGCGCCGGCGCGCTGA
- the dapB gene encoding 4-hydroxy-tetrahydrodipicolinate reductase, translating into MRVAIAGASGRMGRMLIEAVRASDDCELAGALDVPASPGIGSDATAFLGHASGVPITADLRAGLQDAQVLIDFTRPEGTLAHLKMCRELGVKAVIGTTGFSAAQKDEIAAAAKDIAIMFAPNMSVGVNVTLKLLEMAAKALSTGYDIEIIEAHHRHKVDAPSGTALKMGEVIATALGRDLKDCAVYAREGITGERDPSTIGFAAIRGGDIVGDHTVLFAGIGERIEITHKSASRTTYAQGGLRAVRFLATRDRGLFDMFDVLGLR; encoded by the coding sequence ATGAGAGTCGCCATTGCCGGCGCCAGCGGCCGCATGGGCCGCATGCTGATCGAGGCCGTGCGCGCCTCCGACGACTGTGAGCTGGCCGGGGCGCTGGACGTGCCCGCCAGCCCGGGCATCGGCTCCGACGCCACCGCCTTCCTGGGCCACGCCAGCGGCGTGCCCATCACGGCGGACCTGCGCGCCGGCCTGCAGGACGCCCAGGTGCTGATCGACTTCACCCGGCCCGAGGGCACGCTGGCGCACCTGAAGATGTGCCGCGAACTGGGCGTCAAGGCAGTGATCGGCACCACCGGCTTCAGCGCGGCGCAAAAGGACGAGATCGCCGCCGCCGCGAAAGACATCGCCATCATGTTTGCGCCCAACATGAGCGTGGGCGTGAACGTCACGCTCAAGCTGCTGGAGATGGCGGCCAAGGCCCTGTCCACCGGCTACGACATCGAGATCATCGAGGCGCACCACCGCCACAAGGTGGACGCGCCCTCGGGCACCGCGCTCAAGATGGGCGAGGTGATTGCCACCGCCCTGGGCCGCGACCTCAAGGACTGCGCGGTCTATGCGCGCGAAGGCATCACCGGCGAGCGCGATCCCTCCACCATCGGCTTCGCCGCCATCCGCGGCGGCGACATCGTGGGCGACCACACGGTGCTGTTCGCCGGCATCGGCGAGCGCATCGAGATCACCCACAAGTCGGCCAGCCGCACCACCTACGCCCAGGGCGGCCTGCGCGCCGTGCGCTTCCTGGCGACCCGGGACCGAGGCTTGTTCGACATGTTCGACGTGCTGGGCCTGAGATGA
- a CDS encoding MotA/TolQ/ExbB proton channel family protein produces the protein MDVLQLITQGDAVSRLVAVLLLAMSVASWVVILWKAWLLRRATGDVARSTAAFWQSPSVEEAQPKVAAFDREVLVLPLIAATKIEAQGTLAAAGDRAQQLTRRLRDALHEVLDKLQFGQVLLATVGSTAPFVGLLGTVWGIYHALTGIASAGQITIDKVAGPVGEALIMTAAGLAVAIPAVLAYNVFGRFIGRIEADLEGFARDLRELLANH, from the coding sequence ATGGATGTGCTGCAACTCATCACGCAGGGCGACGCCGTCAGCCGGCTGGTGGCGGTGCTGCTGCTGGCCATGTCGGTGGCCAGCTGGGTGGTGATCCTGTGGAAGGCCTGGCTGCTGCGCCGCGCCACCGGCGACGTGGCCCGCAGCACCGCGGCCTTCTGGCAATCGCCCTCGGTCGAGGAAGCCCAACCCAAAGTGGCGGCATTTGACCGGGAAGTCCTTGTCCTGCCGTTGATTGCTGCTACGAAAATTGAAGCGCAGGGCACGCTGGCCGCGGCCGGCGACCGCGCCCAGCAGCTCACCCGCCGGCTGCGCGACGCGCTGCACGAGGTGCTGGACAAGCTGCAGTTCGGCCAGGTGCTGCTGGCCACGGTGGGCTCGACCGCGCCGTTCGTCGGCCTGCTCGGCACGGTCTGGGGCATCTACCACGCGCTCACGGGCATCGCCAGCGCCGGCCAGATCACCATCGACAAGGTGGCCGGCCCGGTGGGCGAGGCCCTCATCATGACGGCGGCCGGCCTGGCCGTGGCGATTCCCGCCGTGCTGGCCTACAACGTGTTCGGCCGCTTCATCGGCCGCATCGAGGCCGACCTCGAAGGCTTCGCGCGCGACCTGCGCGAGCTGCTGGCAAACCACTGA
- a CDS encoding ExbD/TolR family protein, translating into MAFGRLERSPGPQPMSDINMTPLVDVMLVLVVIFIITAPLLASSIRLDLPRSDAAQPTEAPQFVTLVVDKAGQAFLNDKPVTPAELAARLAEAASRHPDTEVQLRADQAVPYGRVVEVMGAAQKAGLNRIGFVADPAPAAAAAR; encoded by the coding sequence ATGGCTTTTGGTCGCCTCGAACGCAGCCCCGGCCCGCAGCCCATGAGCGACATCAACATGACGCCGCTGGTGGACGTGATGCTGGTGCTGGTGGTGATCTTCATCATCACGGCGCCGCTGCTGGCCAGCTCGATCCGGCTCGACCTGCCCCGCAGCGATGCGGCCCAGCCGACCGAGGCGCCCCAATTCGTCACCCTGGTGGTCGACAAGGCCGGCCAGGCCTTCCTGAACGACAAGCCGGTGACCCCGGCCGAGCTGGCCGCGCGGCTGGCCGAGGCCGCCAGCCGCCATCCCGACACCGAAGTGCAGCTGCGGGCCGACCAGGCCGTGCCCTACGGCCGGGTGGTCGAGGTCATGGGGGCGGCGCAGAAAGCCGGCCTGAACCGCATCGGTTTCGTGGCCGATCCGGCCCCGGCGGCGGCGGCCGCGCGCTGA
- the leuS gene encoding leucine--tRNA ligase, translating into MQDKYSPQDVERAAHDHWTARDAYRVVEDANKKKFYACSMLPYPSGKLHMGHVRNYTINDMLTRYLRMNGYNVLMPMGWDAFGLPAENAALKNGVPPAQWTYDNIAYMKKQMQAMGLAIDWSREVATCDPSYYKWNQWLFLKMLEKGIAYRKTQVVNWDPVDQTVLANEQVIDGKGWRTGAVVEKREIPGYYLKITDYAEELLDSVSHKLPGWPERVKLMQENWIGKSEGVRFAFTHDIRGDDGQLIGGGRMYVFTTRADTIMGVTFCAVAPEHPLAAKAAKTNPKLAAFIEDCKKGGTTEAELALREKEGMPTGLKVIHPLNGHAIDVWVGNYVLMSYGDGAVMGVPAHDERDFAFALKYGLTITEVVHVDGEHYDYHHWHDWYGDKQRGVTINSDSFSGLSYRDAVNAVAHALETKGLGGKKTTWRLRDWGVSRQRYWGTPIPIIHCDQHGAVPVPEKDLPVVLPSDCIPDGSGNPLHKHEGFHAGVACPVCGQPARRETDTMDTFVDSSWYYMRYCDPKNEQAMVAEGASYWMPMDQYIGGIEHAILHLLYARFWTKVMRDLHLVQVDEPFTKLLTQGMVLNHIYSRKGEKGGIEYFWPSEVDDVHDANGKVVGARRKSDGSLVNYEGVGTMSKSKNNGVDPQDLIEKYGADTARLYTMFTAPPEATLEWNDSAVEGSYRFLRRIWQFAAKNIASFDHGAGTSGPLGKEAKALRLEIHSVLKQIDYDYQRMQYNTVVSGAMKLLNALENFQGDGTPGSHAALREGFGILLRCLYPATPHITHALWAELGYAARSGDLLDAPWPQVDQEALRQDEIELMLQVNGKLRGSILVPAGATKDVIEKIAVASEAFTKQAGGAHPKKVIVVPGRLVNVVI; encoded by the coding sequence ATGCAAGACAAATACTCTCCCCAAGACGTCGAACGCGCCGCGCACGATCACTGGACCGCGCGCGACGCCTATCGCGTCGTCGAGGACGCGAACAAGAAGAAGTTCTACGCCTGCTCCATGCTGCCCTACCCCAGCGGCAAGCTGCACATGGGCCATGTGCGCAACTACACCATCAACGACATGCTCACGCGCTACCTGCGCATGAATGGCTACAACGTGCTGATGCCCATGGGCTGGGACGCCTTCGGCCTGCCGGCCGAGAACGCCGCGCTCAAGAACGGCGTGCCGCCGGCCCAGTGGACCTACGACAACATCGCCTACATGAAGAAGCAGATGCAGGCGATGGGGCTGGCCATCGACTGGTCGCGCGAGGTCGCCACCTGCGATCCGAGCTACTACAAGTGGAACCAGTGGCTGTTCCTGAAGATGCTGGAGAAGGGCATCGCCTACCGCAAGACCCAGGTCGTCAACTGGGACCCGGTGGACCAGACCGTGCTGGCCAACGAGCAGGTGATCGACGGCAAGGGCTGGCGCACCGGCGCCGTGGTCGAGAAGCGCGAGATTCCCGGCTACTACCTCAAGATCACCGACTACGCCGAGGAACTGCTCGACAGCGTGAGCCACAAGCTGCCGGGCTGGCCCGAGCGCGTCAAGCTGATGCAGGAAAACTGGATCGGCAAGAGCGAGGGCGTGCGCTTCGCGTTCACGCACGACATCCGCGGCGATGACGGCCAGCTGATCGGCGGCGGCCGCATGTATGTCTTCACCACCCGCGCCGACACCATCATGGGCGTGACCTTCTGCGCGGTGGCGCCCGAGCACCCGCTGGCCGCCAAGGCCGCGAAGACCAACCCGAAGCTCGCGGCCTTCATCGAGGACTGCAAGAAGGGCGGCACCACCGAAGCCGAACTCGCGTTGCGCGAGAAGGAAGGCATGCCCACGGGCCTGAAGGTGATCCATCCGCTCAACGGCCACGCGATCGACGTCTGGGTCGGCAACTACGTGCTCATGAGCTACGGCGACGGCGCCGTGATGGGCGTGCCCGCGCACGACGAGCGCGACTTCGCCTTCGCCCTCAAGTACGGCCTGACCATCACCGAGGTCGTGCATGTGGACGGCGAGCACTACGACTACCACCACTGGCACGACTGGTACGGCGACAAGCAGCGCGGCGTCACCATCAACTCCGACAGCTTCAGCGGCCTGTCCTATCGGGACGCCGTGAATGCCGTGGCCCATGCGCTCGAGACCAAGGGGCTGGGCGGCAAGAAGACCACCTGGCGCCTGCGCGACTGGGGCGTGAGCCGCCAGCGCTACTGGGGCACGCCGATTCCCATCATCCACTGCGACCAGCACGGCGCGGTGCCGGTGCCTGAAAAGGACCTGCCGGTGGTGCTGCCGTCCGACTGCATTCCCGACGGCTCGGGCAACCCGCTGCACAAGCACGAGGGCTTCCACGCGGGTGTGGCCTGCCCGGTCTGCGGCCAGCCGGCGCGGCGCGAAACCGACACCATGGACACCTTCGTGGACTCGTCCTGGTACTACATGCGCTACTGCGACCCGAAGAACGAGCAGGCCATGGTGGCCGAGGGCGCCAGCTACTGGATGCCGATGGACCAGTACATCGGCGGCATCGAGCATGCGATCCTGCACCTGCTCTATGCGCGCTTCTGGACCAAGGTGATGCGCGACCTGCACCTGGTGCAGGTCGATGAGCCCTTCACCAAGCTGCTGACGCAGGGCATGGTGCTCAACCACATCTACTCGCGCAAGGGCGAGAAGGGCGGCATCGAGTATTTCTGGCCGAGCGAGGTGGACGACGTCCACGACGCCAACGGCAAGGTGGTGGGGGCGCGGCGCAAGAGCGACGGCAGCCTGGTGAACTACGAAGGTGTGGGCACCATGAGCAAGAGCAAGAACAACGGCGTCGACCCGCAGGACCTGATCGAGAAATACGGCGCCGACACCGCACGCCTGTACACCATGTTCACCGCGCCGCCCGAGGCCACGCTCGAGTGGAACGACTCGGCGGTGGAGGGCAGCTACCGTTTTCTGCGCCGGATCTGGCAGTTTGCTGCAAAAAACATAGCATCGTTTGACCACGGCGCGGGGACCTCCGGCCCATTGGGCAAGGAAGCGAAGGCCTTGCGGCTGGAGATCCACAGCGTGCTCAAGCAGATCGACTACGACTACCAGCGCATGCAGTACAACACGGTGGTCTCGGGCGCGATGAAGCTGCTCAACGCCCTGGAAAACTTCCAGGGCGACGGCACGCCCGGCAGCCACGCCGCGCTGCGCGAGGGCTTCGGCATCCTGCTGCGCTGCCTCTACCCGGCCACGCCGCACATCACCCACGCGCTCTGGGCCGAGCTCGGCTACGCGGCCCGGTCCGGCGACCTGCTCGACGCGCCCTGGCCCCAGGTCGACCAGGAGGCGCTCAGGCAGGACGAGATCGAGCTGATGCTGCAGGTCAACGGCAAGCTGCGCGGCTCCATCCTGGTGCCGGCCGGTGCGACGAAGGACGTGATCGAGAAAATCGCCGTCGCCAGCGAGGCCTTCACCAAGCAGGCCGGCGGCGCCCATCCGAAGAAGGTGATCGTGGTGCCCGGGCGCCTGGTCAACGTGGTGATCTGA
- the lptE gene encoding LPS assembly lipoprotein LptE, with the protein MQRRLLLALAPVAVLAACGFELRKAPKFVFTSLFVGAPNSPVGNELKRYLASVGSVQVVNDPKQINTAQVILDVLQEQREKVVVGMNSAGQVTEFQLRLRFRFRLRTPQGKELIPDTEILLQRDISFSESAVLSKEAEEGLLYRDMQSDLVQQLMRRLAAVKEL; encoded by the coding sequence CTGCAACGCCGCCTGCTTCTCGCTCTCGCGCCCGTCGCGGTTCTGGCCGCCTGCGGCTTCGAGCTGCGCAAGGCGCCAAAATTCGTGTTCACCTCCCTGTTCGTCGGGGCCCCCAACTCCCCGGTCGGCAACGAGCTCAAGCGCTACCTGGCCTCCGTCGGCTCGGTGCAGGTGGTCAACGACCCGAAGCAGATCAACACGGCGCAGGTGATCCTGGACGTTCTGCAGGAGCAGCGCGAGAAGGTGGTGGTCGGCATGAACTCGGCCGGCCAGGTGACCGAGTTCCAGCTGCGCCTGCGTTTCCGCTTCAGGCTGCGCACGCCGCAGGGCAAGGAGCTGATCCCGGACACCGAAATCCTGCTGCAGCGCGACATCAGCTTCAGCGAGTCCGCTGTGCTGTCCAAGGAGGCCGAAGAAGGCCTGCTGTACCGCGACATGCAGAGCGACCTGGTGCAGCAGCTCATGCGCCGCCTGGCGGCGGTGAAGGAATTATGA
- a CDS encoding Lrp/AsnC family transcriptional regulator, whose product MPLDRADLKLLELLQRDGRATAQALSEAVNLSARATLNRVRRLEAQGLIEGYRALVHRAALGEQVSVFAEIALKDQRQATVQRFEKRMAAAPEVVACYLVSGRYDYLVRVACRDLAQYRDLTSAWLDDVGLGIEKIVTSTELQTIKEFAGFPLPRS is encoded by the coding sequence ATGCCGCTCGACCGCGCCGACCTCAAGCTGCTGGAACTGCTGCAGCGTGACGGGCGCGCCACCGCCCAGGCGCTGTCGGAAGCGGTGAACCTCTCGGCGCGCGCCACCCTCAACCGCGTGCGCCGCCTGGAGGCGCAGGGCCTGATCGAGGGCTACCGCGCCCTGGTCCACCGCGCGGCACTGGGCGAGCAGGTGTCGGTGTTCGCCGAAATCGCGCTGAAGGACCAGCGCCAGGCCACGGTGCAGCGCTTCGAGAAACGCATGGCGGCGGCGCCCGAGGTGGTGGCCTGCTACCTGGTCAGCGGGCGCTACGACTACCTCGTGCGCGTGGCCTGCCGCGACCTCGCGCAGTACCGCGACCTCACCAGCGCCTGGCTCGACGACGTGGGCCTGGGCATCGAGAAGATCGTGACCAGCACCGAGCTGCAGACCATCAAGGAATTTGCCGGCTTCCCGCTGCCGCGAAGCTGA
- the rocD gene encoding ornithine--oxo-acid transaminase yields the protein MTAKKIAPPQEFVGIEAQYCARNYHPLPVVVDHARDCLVWDVEGREYIDMMSAYSAVSHGHLHPRLVAAAHRQLERVAVTSRAYYGTTLGPFLEKLCTLAGFDRALPMNTGAEAVETAIKAARRWGHRVKGIADGQAEILVARNNFHGRTTTVISASSEPDYRAGFGPFTPGFRWFDFGDMASVRAAATIETCAVLIEPIQGEAGIVLPPAGFFAELRDWCTRERVLLILDEVQSGLGRTGRWFAFEHEHIRPDGLILGKALGGGLLPVSAFLADDAVMDVFNPGSHGSTFGGNALAAAVGLEALRVMEDEHLVARSAVLGTHLLARLRAVQAQAGPLIRAVRGRGLWAGVEIDPAQASARELVERLAQHGVLSKETHETVIRFAPPLTITTALLDRALDAFEAVVLEKRRELAINSGAPALPEPVAGVVAPADGVSARVNPDPAAPHLLMSPPDHFEVAYSINPWMNPDQWSLDARRLSRDAQAGWAALKATYESLGAQVVVKPAARGLPDLVFTANCAVVLDGKALLARYLREERAGEEAHGRHMFEQLQARGEIDSLHRTPEGVYFEGAGDAIYDAGRGLMWMGYGQRSCRAAHHTVEQVFGIPTLPLELVDPRYYHLDTCFCLLSGGEIVYHPAAFTGEGRAQIRALAGRQLIEAPLEDAEHLGVNSVCIGRDVVMCHCSSGLRAQIEARGYRVHVVPLGAFNRSGGAAYCLTLTLNNRYRGRAAGVPHPRLPEPGERRAA from the coding sequence ATGACTGCAAAAAAGATAGCACCTCCCCAAGAATTCGTCGGCATTGAGGCGCAGTACTGTGCCCGCAACTACCACCCGCTGCCGGTCGTTGTCGACCACGCGCGCGACTGCCTGGTGTGGGATGTCGAGGGGCGCGAGTACATCGACATGATGAGTGCGTATTCCGCTGTCAGCCACGGCCACCTGCACCCGCGCCTGGTGGCGGCCGCGCATCGCCAGCTGGAGCGCGTGGCAGTCACCTCGCGGGCCTACTACGGCACCACGCTCGGCCCCTTCCTCGAAAAGCTCTGCACCTTGGCCGGCTTCGACCGCGCGCTGCCCATGAACACCGGCGCCGAAGCGGTGGAAACCGCGATCAAGGCCGCGCGGCGCTGGGGCCACCGCGTCAAGGGCATCGCCGACGGGCAGGCCGAGATCCTGGTCGCGCGCAACAACTTCCATGGCCGCACCACCACCGTGATCAGCGCCTCCAGCGAGCCCGACTACCGCGCCGGCTTCGGCCCGTTCACGCCCGGTTTCCGCTGGTTCGACTTTGGCGACATGGCCAGCGTGCGCGCGGCCGCCACGATCGAGACCTGCGCCGTGCTGATCGAGCCGATCCAGGGCGAGGCCGGCATCGTGCTGCCGCCCGCAGGCTTTTTTGCTGAACTGCGCGACTGGTGCACCCGCGAGCGCGTGCTGCTGATCCTCGACGAGGTGCAGTCCGGCCTCGGCCGCACCGGCCGCTGGTTCGCGTTCGAGCATGAGCACATCCGCCCCGACGGGCTGATCCTGGGCAAGGCCCTGGGCGGCGGGCTGCTGCCGGTCAGCGCCTTCCTGGCCGACGACGCGGTGATGGACGTGTTCAATCCCGGCAGCCATGGCTCCACCTTCGGCGGCAATGCGCTGGCCGCGGCCGTGGGGCTGGAGGCGCTGCGAGTGATGGAGGACGAGCACCTCGTGGCGCGCAGCGCGGTGCTGGGCACCCACCTGCTGGCGCGGCTGCGGGCCGTGCAGGCGCAGGCGGGCCCGCTGATCCGCGCGGTGCGCGGGCGCGGCCTGTGGGCCGGGGTGGAGATCGACCCGGCGCAGGCCAGCGCGCGCGAGCTGGTGGAGCGGCTCGCGCAGCACGGTGTGCTGTCCAAGGAAACCCATGAGACCGTGATCCGCTTCGCGCCGCCGCTGACCATCACGACAGCGCTGCTGGACCGGGCTTTGGATGCTTTTGAAGCCGTGGTCCTTGAAAAACGGCGCGAGCTTGCTATTAATTCGGGAGCGCCCGCGTTGCCCGAGCCTGTTGCCGGAGTCGTGGCGCCTGCCGATGGAGTGAGCGCCCGAGTGAACCCCGACCCAGCCGCGCCGCACCTGCTGATGAGCCCGCCCGACCATTTCGAGGTGGCTTACTCGATCAATCCCTGGATGAATCCCGACCAATGGTCGCTCGACGCGCGGCGGCTCTCGCGCGATGCGCAGGCCGGCTGGGCCGCGCTCAAGGCCACCTACGAATCGCTGGGGGCGCAGGTGGTGGTCAAGCCAGCCGCGCGCGGCCTGCCCGACCTGGTGTTCACCGCCAACTGCGCCGTGGTGCTCGATGGCAAGGCCCTGCTGGCGCGCTACCTGCGGGAAGAGCGCGCTGGCGAGGAGGCGCATGGCCGGCACATGTTCGAGCAGCTGCAGGCTCGCGGCGAGATCGACTCGCTGCACCGCACGCCCGAGGGCGTGTATTTCGAGGGCGCGGGCGACGCCATCTACGACGCCGGCCGCGGCCTGATGTGGATGGGCTACGGCCAGCGCTCGTGCCGCGCCGCGCACCACACGGTGGAGCAGGTGTTCGGCATTCCCACGCTGCCGCTGGAGCTGGTGGATCCGCGCTACTACCACCTCGACACCTGTTTCTGCCTGCTGTCGGGCGGCGAGATCGTCTACCACCCGGCGGCCTTCACCGGGGAGGGGCGCGCGCAGATCAGGGCGCTGGCGGGCCGCCAACTGATCGAGGCGCCGCTGGAGGACGCCGAGCACCTGGGCGTCAACTCGGTCTGCATCGGCCGCGACGTGGTCATGTGCCACTGCTCGTCCGGGCTGCGCGCCCAGATCGAGGCGCGCGGCTACCGCGTGCACGTGGTGCCGCTGGGCGCCTTCAACCGCTCGGGCGGCGCGGCCTACTGCCTCACCCTCACGCTCAACAACCGCTACCGGGGCCGCGCCGCCGGGGTGCCGCACCCCCGCCTGCCGGAGCCGGGCGAGCGCCGGGCCGCGTAA